The Kosakonia sacchari SP1 genome includes a window with the following:
- the atpE gene encoding F0F1 ATP synthase subunit C: MENLNMDLLYLAAAVMMGLAAIGAAIGIGILGGKFLEGAARQPDLIPLLRTQFFIVMGLVDAIPMIAVGLGLYVMFAVA; the protein is encoded by the coding sequence ATGGAAAACCTGAATATGGATCTGCTGTACTTGGCTGCCGCTGTGATGATGGGTCTGGCGGCAATCGGTGCTGCGATCGGTATCGGCATCCTCGGGGGTAAATTCCTGGAAGGCGCAGCGCGTCAGCCGGATCTGATTCCTCTGCTGCGTACTCAGTTCTTTATCGTAATGGGTCTGGTGGATGCTATCCCGATGATCGCTGTGGGTCTGGGTCTGTACGTGATGTTTGCTGTCGCGTAG
- the atpG gene encoding F0F1 ATP synthase subunit gamma, whose protein sequence is MAGAKEIRSKIASVQNTQKITKAMEMVAASKMRKSQDRMASSRPYADTMRKVIGHLANGNLEYKHPYLEERDVKRVGYLVVSTDRGLCGGLNINLFKKLLADMKAWSDKGVQSELAMIGSKGVSFFNSVGGNVVAQVTGMGDNPSLSELIGPVKVMLQAYDEGRLDKLYIVSNKFINTMSQVPTITQLLPLPAAEDEELKRKSWDYLYEPDPKALLDTLLRRYVESQVYQGVVENLASEQAARMVAMKAATDNGGSLIKELQLVYNKARQASITQELTEIVGGASAV, encoded by the coding sequence ATGGCCGGCGCAAAAGAGATACGTAGTAAGATCGCAAGCGTCCAGAACACGCAGAAGATCACTAAAGCGATGGAGATGGTCGCCGCTTCCAAAATGCGTAAATCGCAGGATCGCATGGCGTCCAGCCGTCCTTATGCAGATACCATGCGCAAAGTGATTGGTCACCTTGCAAACGGTAATCTGGAATATAAGCACCCCTATCTGGAAGAACGCGACGTTAAACGCGTGGGCTACCTGGTGGTGTCGACCGACCGTGGTCTGTGCGGTGGTTTGAACATTAACCTGTTCAAAAAACTGCTGGCGGATATGAAAGCATGGTCCGATAAAGGCGTTCAGAGCGAACTCGCGATGATCGGCTCTAAAGGCGTCTCTTTCTTTAATTCCGTAGGTGGCAACGTTGTCGCTCAGGTGACAGGCATGGGTGATAACCCGTCCTTGTCAGAACTGATTGGCCCGGTAAAAGTGATGTTGCAAGCCTACGACGAAGGTCGTCTCGACAAGCTTTATATTGTTAGCAACAAATTTATCAACACTATGTCTCAGGTTCCGACCATCACTCAGCTGCTGCCGTTACCGGCTGCAGAAGATGAAGAGTTGAAGCGTAAATCCTGGGATTATCTGTATGAACCTGATCCAAAAGCGCTGCTGGATACGCTCCTGCGTCGTTATGTTGAATCTCAGGTTTACCAGGGTGTTGTGGAAAACCTGGCCAGCGAGCAGGCCGCACGTATGGTGGCGATGAAAGCCGCGACCGACAATGGCGGCAGCCTGATTAAAGAGCTGCAGTTGGTATACAACAAAGCTCGTCAGGCCAGCATTACTCAGGAACTCACCGAAATCGTCGGTGGTGCATCCGCGGTATAA
- the atpI gene encoding F0F1 ATP synthase subunit I: MSVSLYSRNVARRLLLIQFLAVMASGLLFSLKDPFWGISAVCGGMAVLLPNMLFMIFAWRHQAHTPAKGRVAWTFAFGEALKVLMTFVLLVVALAVFKVAFLPLIVTWVSVLVVQILAPAVINNKG; the protein is encoded by the coding sequence ATGTCTGTGTCGCTCTATAGTCGAAACGTTGCTCGCAGGCTTCTGCTTATTCAGTTTCTGGCAGTAATGGCAAGTGGATTGCTGTTTAGCCTCAAAGACCCCTTCTGGGGCATTTCCGCTGTGTGCGGAGGTATGGCAGTCTTACTGCCGAATATGTTGTTTATGATTTTTGCCTGGCGTCATCAGGCGCATACACCCGCTAAAGGCCGCGTGGCCTGGACCTTCGCCTTCGGTGAAGCGCTCAAGGTGTTGATGACATTCGTGTTACTGGTGGTGGCGCTGGCGGTTTTTAAGGTGGCTTTTTTGCCGCTGATAGTCACGTGGGTTTCGGTGCTGGTAGTTCAGATACTGGCACCTGCTGTAATTAACAACAAAGGGTAA
- the mnmG gene encoding tRNA uridine-5-carboxymethylaminomethyl(34) synthesis enzyme MnmG: MFYPDPFDVIIIGGGHAGTEAAMAAARMGQQTLLLTHNIDTLGQMSCNPAIGGIGKGHLVKEVDALGGLMAKAIDQAGIQFRILNASKGPAVRATRAQADRVLYRQAVRTALENQPNLMIFQQAVEDLIVENDRVVGAVTQMGLKFRAKAVVLTVGTFLDGKIHIGLDNYSGGRAGDPPSIPLSRRLRELPLRVSRLKTGTPPRIDARTIDFSVLAQQHGDNPMPVFSFMGNAAQHPRQVPCYVTHTNEKTHDVIRNNLDRSPMYAGVIEGIGPRYCPSIEDKVMRFADRNQHQIFLEPEGLTSNEIYPNGISTSLPFDVQMQIVRSMQGMENAKIVRPGYAIEYDFFDPRDLKPTLESKFIQGLFFAGQINGTTGYEEAAAQGLLAGLNAARFSAEKEGWAPRRDQAYLGVLVDDLCTLGTKEPYRMFTSRAEYRLMLREDNADLRLTEAGRELGLVDDARWARFNEKLETIERERQRLKSQWVSPASEHAPAVNEHLTAPLSREASGEDLLRRPEMTYEQLVQLAPFAPGLDDQQAAEQVEIQVKYEGYIARQQDEIEKQQRNENTLLPATLDYRQVNGLSNEVIAKLNDHKPSSIGQASRISGITPAAISILLVWLKKQGMLRRSA; the protein is encoded by the coding sequence ATGTTTTATCCGGATCCTTTTGACGTCATTATCATTGGCGGGGGTCATGCAGGCACTGAGGCCGCGATGGCCGCAGCGCGTATGGGTCAGCAGACCCTGCTGTTGACACACAATATCGACACGCTGGGGCAGATGAGCTGCAACCCGGCGATCGGCGGTATTGGGAAAGGACACCTGGTAAAAGAAGTGGATGCGCTCGGCGGGCTGATGGCGAAGGCGATCGATCAGGCGGGTATCCAGTTTAGGATACTAAACGCCAGCAAAGGCCCGGCAGTGCGCGCGACACGTGCGCAGGCCGACCGCGTGCTTTACCGGCAGGCAGTACGTACCGCGCTTGAGAACCAACCGAACCTGATGATCTTCCAGCAGGCTGTTGAAGATCTGATTGTCGAAAACGATCGTGTTGTTGGCGCAGTGACCCAGATGGGGCTCAAATTCCGTGCGAAAGCGGTGGTGCTGACCGTAGGGACATTCCTCGACGGTAAAATCCATATTGGTCTTGATAACTACAGCGGTGGTCGTGCGGGCGATCCGCCATCGATTCCGCTGTCGCGTCGTCTGCGCGAACTGCCGCTGCGCGTCAGCCGCCTGAAAACCGGGACACCGCCGCGTATTGACGCACGCACCATCGATTTCAGCGTCCTGGCCCAGCAGCATGGCGATAACCCGATGCCGGTGTTCTCGTTTATGGGCAACGCAGCGCAGCATCCGCGTCAGGTGCCGTGCTACGTCACGCATACCAATGAAAAAACCCACGATGTGATCCGCAACAACCTCGATCGCAGCCCGATGTACGCAGGTGTTATCGAAGGGATCGGCCCGCGTTACTGCCCGTCGATCGAAGATAAAGTCATGCGCTTTGCCGATCGTAATCAGCATCAGATCTTCCTTGAGCCGGAAGGACTGACCTCAAACGAAATTTACCCGAACGGTATCTCCACCAGCCTGCCGTTCGATGTGCAGATGCAAATTGTGCGCTCCATGCAGGGGATGGAAAACGCGAAGATTGTTCGCCCTGGCTACGCCATTGAGTACGACTTCTTCGATCCGCGCGATCTCAAACCAACGCTTGAAAGCAAATTTATTCAGGGTCTGTTCTTTGCCGGACAGATTAACGGCACCACCGGGTATGAAGAAGCCGCCGCCCAGGGGCTGCTGGCTGGGCTTAACGCTGCGCGCTTCTCTGCCGAGAAAGAGGGTTGGGCCCCGCGTCGCGATCAGGCTTATCTCGGCGTACTGGTGGACGATCTCTGTACCCTGGGGACGAAAGAGCCGTACCGCATGTTTACCTCTCGCGCGGAATACCGCCTGATGTTGCGCGAAGACAATGCCGATCTGCGCCTGACAGAAGCGGGTCGTGAACTGGGTCTGGTGGATGACGCCCGTTGGGCGCGTTTCAACGAAAAACTCGAGACCATCGAGCGTGAACGTCAGCGCCTGAAATCTCAGTGGGTATCGCCAGCCTCTGAACATGCGCCAGCGGTCAATGAACATCTGACGGCGCCGTTGTCGCGCGAAGCCAGCGGAGAAGACCTGCTGCGTCGACCGGAAATGACCTACGAGCAACTGGTACAGTTGGCTCCGTTCGCTCCGGGCCTGGACGATCAACAAGCCGCCGAGCAGGTGGAAATCCAGGTGAAATACGAGGGTTACATCGCGCGTCAGCAGGATGAGATCGAAAAACAGCAGCGCAATGAGAATACGCTGTTGCCCGCAACGCTGGATTACCGCCAGGTTAATGGGCTGTCCAACGAAGTGATCGCCAAGCTTAACGATCACAAGCCGTCGTCCATTGGCCAGGCATCACGCATCTCCGGGATCACCCCGGCGGCTATCTCCATTCTGCTGGTGTGGCTGAAAAAACAAGGTATGCTGCGCCGCAGTGCCTAA
- the atpA gene encoding F0F1 ATP synthase subunit alpha yields MQLNSTEISELIKQRIAQFSVVSEAHNEGTIVSVSDGVIRIHGLADCMQGEMISLPGNRYAIALNLERDSVGAVVMGPYADLAEGMKVKCTGRILEVPVGRGLLGRVVNTLGAPIDGKGPVDNDGFSPIEVIAPGVIDRQSVDQPVQTGYKSVDAMIPIGRGQRELIIGDRQTGKTAMAIDAIINQRDSGIKCVYVAIGQKASTIANVVRKLEEHGALSNTIVVVATASESAALQYLAPYAGCAMGEYFRDRGEDALIVYDDLSKQAVAYRQVSLLLRRPPGREAFPGDVFYLHSRLLERASRVNAEYVENFTKGEVKGKTGSLTALPIIETQAGDVSAFVPTNVISITDGQIFLETNLFNSGIRPAVNPGISVSRVGGAAQTKIIKKLSGGIRTALAQYRELAAFSQFASDLDEATRKQLSHGQKVTELLKQKQYAPMSVAQQGLVLFAAERGYLEDVELAKIGSFEAALLAFADRDHAPLMQEINQSGGYNDEIEGKLKGLLDSFKATQSW; encoded by the coding sequence ATGCAACTGAATTCCACCGAAATCAGCGAACTGATCAAGCAGCGCATTGCTCAGTTCAGTGTTGTGAGCGAAGCTCACAACGAAGGTACTATTGTTTCTGTAAGCGACGGTGTTATCCGCATCCACGGCCTGGCCGACTGTATGCAGGGCGAGATGATTTCTCTGCCGGGTAACCGTTACGCTATCGCACTGAACCTGGAGCGCGACTCCGTAGGTGCCGTTGTGATGGGTCCGTACGCTGACCTCGCCGAAGGCATGAAGGTGAAGTGTACTGGCCGTATTCTGGAAGTTCCGGTTGGTCGTGGTCTGCTTGGCCGTGTGGTCAACACCCTGGGCGCGCCGATCGACGGTAAAGGTCCGGTTGATAACGATGGCTTCTCGCCAATCGAAGTTATCGCCCCGGGTGTTATCGATCGTCAGTCCGTCGATCAGCCGGTTCAGACGGGTTATAAATCCGTTGACGCCATGATCCCAATCGGTCGTGGTCAGCGTGAGCTGATCATCGGTGACCGTCAGACCGGTAAAACCGCGATGGCAATCGATGCGATCATCAACCAGCGCGATTCCGGCATCAAATGTGTGTACGTGGCTATCGGCCAGAAAGCGTCCACCATTGCTAACGTGGTTCGTAAACTGGAAGAGCACGGCGCACTGTCCAACACCATCGTTGTTGTGGCAACCGCTTCTGAATCTGCTGCACTGCAATACCTGGCGCCGTATGCCGGTTGCGCAATGGGCGAATACTTCCGTGACCGCGGTGAAGATGCGCTGATCGTATACGATGACCTGTCTAAACAGGCAGTCGCTTACCGTCAGGTTTCCCTGCTGCTCCGTCGTCCGCCAGGACGTGAAGCATTCCCGGGCGACGTATTCTATCTCCACTCTCGTCTGCTGGAGCGCGCATCCCGCGTTAATGCTGAATACGTTGAAAACTTCACCAAAGGTGAAGTGAAAGGTAAAACCGGTTCTCTGACCGCGCTGCCGATCATCGAAACCCAGGCGGGTGACGTTTCTGCGTTCGTTCCGACCAACGTAATTTCTATTACCGATGGGCAGATCTTCCTGGAAACCAACCTGTTTAACTCCGGTATTCGTCCGGCGGTTAACCCGGGTATCTCCGTATCTCGTGTGGGTGGTGCAGCTCAGACCAAGATCATCAAGAAACTGTCCGGTGGTATTCGTACCGCACTGGCGCAGTATCGTGAACTGGCGGCGTTCTCTCAGTTCGCTTCCGATCTGGATGAAGCGACCCGTAAACAGCTGAGCCACGGTCAGAAAGTGACCGAGCTGCTGAAACAGAAACAGTATGCCCCTATGTCTGTTGCACAACAGGGCCTGGTGCTGTTCGCGGCTGAGCGCGGTTACCTCGAAGATGTGGAACTGGCGAAAATTGGTAGCTTCGAAGCCGCACTGTTGGCTTTCGCTGACCGTGATCACGCTCCGCTGATGCAAGAGATTAACCAGTCCGGTGGCTATAACGACGAAATCGAAGGCAAGCTGAAAGGCCTCCTCGATTCCTTCAAAGCAACCCAATCCTGGTAA
- the atpH gene encoding F0F1 ATP synthase subunit delta — protein sequence MSEFVTVARPYAKAAFDFAVETQSVDRWQDMLAFAAEVTKNEDMAELISGALAPETLAKSFIAVCGEQLDDKGQNLIRVMAENGRIKVLPDVLEQFIQLRAASEAIAEVEVTSASALSEEQLSKIRAAMEKRLSRKVKLNCNIDKSVMAGVIIRAGDMVIDGSVRGRLERLADVLQS from the coding sequence ATGTCTGAATTTGTAACGGTAGCTCGCCCCTACGCCAAAGCAGCTTTTGACTTTGCCGTCGAAACTCAGAGCGTTGACCGCTGGCAGGACATGCTGGCGTTCGCCGCCGAGGTGACGAAAAATGAAGACATGGCAGAGCTTATTTCCGGCGCGTTAGCACCAGAAACGCTCGCTAAGTCGTTTATCGCAGTTTGTGGGGAGCAACTTGACGACAAAGGTCAGAACCTGATCCGGGTGATGGCTGAAAATGGTCGAATCAAAGTGCTTCCTGATGTTCTTGAGCAGTTTATTCAGTTACGCGCAGCCAGCGAGGCTATCGCAGAAGTCGAAGTGACTTCCGCGTCCGCACTGAGTGAAGAACAGCTTTCGAAGATCCGCGCCGCGATGGAAAAACGTCTGTCACGCAAAGTGAAGCTGAATTGCAATATCGATAAGTCTGTAATGGCAGGCGTAATCATCCGTGCGGGTGATATGGTCATTGATGGCAGCGTACGCGGCCGTCTTGAACGCCTTGCAGACGTCTTGCAGTCTTAA
- the atpB gene encoding F0F1 ATP synthase subunit A yields the protein MSAGEYSTPQEYIGHHLNNLQIDLRTFSLVDPHNPPATFWTLNIDSMFFSVVLGLLFLVMFRSVAKKATSGVPGKFQTAIELVIGFVHGSVKDMYHGKSKLIAPLALTIFVWVFLMNLMDLLPIDFLPWIGEHVLGLPALRVVPSADVNITLSMALGVFILILFYSIKMKGIGGFAKELTLQPFNHPVFIPVNLILEGVSLLSKPVSLGLRLFGNMYAGELIFILIAGLLPWWSQWILNVPWAIFHILIITLQAFIFMVLTIVYLSMASEEH from the coding sequence ATGTCTGCAGGAGAATACTCAACACCGCAGGAGTACATCGGTCACCATCTGAATAACCTTCAGATTGACCTGCGTACCTTCTCACTGGTGGATCCGCATAACCCCCCGGCCACTTTCTGGACGCTGAATATCGACTCCATGTTTTTCTCAGTGGTTCTGGGTCTGTTGTTCCTGGTGATGTTCCGTAGCGTAGCGAAAAAAGCCACCAGCGGTGTCCCGGGGAAATTCCAGACGGCGATTGAGCTGGTGATTGGTTTTGTTCATGGTAGCGTCAAAGACATGTACCACGGCAAAAGCAAGCTTATCGCGCCACTGGCCCTGACGATTTTTGTCTGGGTATTCCTGATGAACCTGATGGATCTTTTGCCTATCGACTTCCTTCCGTGGATTGGCGAGCACGTCCTGGGTCTGCCTGCATTGCGCGTGGTGCCGTCTGCTGACGTCAACATCACTCTGTCGATGGCGCTGGGCGTATTTATCCTGATTCTGTTCTACAGCATCAAAATGAAGGGTATTGGCGGTTTCGCTAAAGAGCTGACTCTCCAGCCGTTCAACCATCCGGTATTTATTCCGGTAAACCTTATCCTTGAGGGCGTGAGCCTACTGTCCAAACCGGTTTCACTCGGTCTGCGACTGTTCGGCAACATGTACGCGGGTGAGTTGATTTTCATTCTGATCGCGGGTCTTCTGCCGTGGTGGTCACAGTGGATTCTGAATGTGCCTTGGGCCATTTTCCACATCCTGATTATTACGCTGCAAGCCTTTATCTTCATGGTTCTGACGATTGTCTATCTGTCGATGGCATCCGAAGAGCATTGA
- the rsmG gene encoding 16S rRNA (guanine(527)-N(7))-methyltransferase RsmG has protein sequence MLNKLSRLLDEAGISLSDHQQQQLVAYVEMLHKWNKAYNLTSVRDPNEMLIRHILDSVVVAPYLQGSRFIDVGTGPGLPGIPLSIVRPESHFTLLDSLGKRVRFLRQVQHELKLSNIEPVQSRVEDFPAEPPFDGVISRAFASLNDMVSWCRHLPGEEGRFYALKGLVPEEEIALLPADLCVETIVKLHVPHLDGERHLVVVKANKV, from the coding sequence GTGCTTAACAAACTCTCTCGTCTGCTCGATGAAGCAGGTATTTCGTTGTCCGATCACCAGCAACAGCAACTGGTGGCTTACGTCGAAATGCTGCACAAATGGAACAAAGCGTACAACCTGACTTCCGTACGCGATCCCAACGAGATGTTGATCCGCCATATCCTCGACAGCGTTGTGGTTGCGCCTTATCTGCAAGGCTCACGCTTTATTGACGTCGGGACCGGCCCCGGATTGCCTGGCATTCCGTTGTCTATCGTACGCCCTGAATCGCACTTCACTTTGCTTGATAGCCTTGGCAAACGGGTGCGGTTTTTACGCCAGGTTCAGCATGAATTAAAACTGAGCAATATTGAGCCGGTGCAGAGTCGTGTCGAAGATTTCCCGGCAGAACCGCCGTTTGACGGCGTGATTAGCCGCGCTTTTGCTTCGCTGAATGACATGGTGAGCTGGTGCCGACATTTGCCTGGCGAAGAAGGGCGTTTCTATGCGCTTAAAGGTTTAGTGCCGGAAGAGGAAATCGCGTTGTTACCCGCTGATTTGTGTGTAGAAACTATTGTTAAACTGCATGTTCCGCACCTGGATGGCGAACGTCATTTGGTCGTCGTTAAAGCAAATAAAGTTTAA
- the atpF gene encoding F0F1 ATP synthase subunit B, whose protein sequence is MNLNATILGQAIAFVLFVLFCMKYVWPPLMAAIEKRQKEIADGLASAERAKKDLDLAQANATDQLKKAKAEAQVIIEQANKRRSQILDEAKAEAEQERTKIVAQAQAEIDAERKRAREELRKQVALLAVAGAEKIIERSVDEAANSDIVNKLVAEL, encoded by the coding sequence GTGAATCTAAACGCAACAATCCTCGGCCAGGCCATCGCGTTTGTCCTGTTCGTTCTGTTCTGCATGAAGTACGTATGGCCGCCGTTAATGGCTGCCATCGAAAAACGTCAGAAAGAAATTGCTGACGGTCTTGCTTCCGCAGAACGAGCCAAAAAGGACCTTGACCTTGCACAGGCCAATGCGACCGACCAGCTGAAAAAAGCGAAAGCTGAAGCTCAGGTAATCATTGAACAGGCGAACAAACGTCGTTCTCAGATCCTGGACGAAGCAAAAGCAGAAGCCGAGCAGGAACGTACCAAAATCGTGGCGCAGGCGCAGGCGGAAATTGACGCCGAACGCAAACGCGCCCGCGAAGAGCTGCGTAAGCAAGTGGCTCTGCTGGCAGTAGCCGGCGCCGAGAAAATCATCGAGCGTTCCGTGGATGAAGCTGCTAACAGCGACATCGTGAATAAACTGGTCGCTGAACTGTAA